The sequence GGTTTTAAGGAATTTAGATTTTTGTATCATTGATGAGGTAGACTCTGTATTAATTGATGAGGCAAGAACACCTCTTATTATTTCCGGGCAGAGCGGTAAGTCCACAAAGCTGTATGAGGTTTGTGATATTCTGGCCCGCCAGCTGGAACGAGGCGAGGCTTCCGCAGAATTCTCCAAGATGGCAGCCATCATGGGAGAGGAGATCACGGAAACCGGCGACTTCGTTGTGGATGAAAAGGACAAGGTTGTCAACTTGACAGAACAGGGTGTGGAAAAGGTAGAGCAGTTCTTTCACATCGAGAACTTATCTGATCCCCAGAACTTAGAGATCCAGCATAACATCATTCTGGCCCTTCGCGCCAATTATCTCATGTTCCGGGATAAGGATTATGTAGTAAAAGATGACGAGGTCCTGATTGTTGATGAGTTTACCGGACGTATTATGCCCGGCAGACGTTATTCTGATGGACTTCATCAAGCGATTGAAGCCAAGGAGCACGTAAATGTGCGCAGAGAGAGCAAGACTCTTGCCACAATCACCTTCCAGAACTTCTTTAATAAGTACAATAAAAAAGCAGGTATGACCGGTACCGCCCTTACAGAAGAGAAGGAATTCCGTAATACTTACGGCATGGATGCCATTTCCATCCCAACCAACCGCCCGATCTCACGTATTGATCAGGAGGATGCCGTTTATAAAACAAAGAAAGAGAAATTTGAAGCGGTATGCAATGAAGTGGAGATTGCTTACGAGAAGGGACAGCCTGTCCTGGTAGGTACCATTACCATTGATACCTCAGAAATGTTAAGCAACATGTTACGGCGCCGGGGAATTCCTCATAAGGTGCTGAATGCAAAATATCATGAGCTGGAAGCTGAGATCGTAGCGGATGCAGGTGTGCATAAGGCTGTAACCATAGCTACCAACATGGCAGGCCGTGGTACGGATATCAAGCTTGATGATGAGTCAAAGGCAGCAGGCGGTTTAAAGATCATCGGTACGGAGCGTCATGAATCCCGCCGAATCGATAACCAGCTGCGCGGCCGTTCCGGACGTCAGGGTGACCCGGGAGAATCCAGATTTTATATTTCCCTTGAAGATGACTTAATGCGTCTGTTTGGTTCCGAACGTCTGGTAGGCATGTTCAATGCTCTTGGCGTGCCGGAAGGAGAGCAGATCGAGCACAAGATGCTCTCTAATGCCATTGAAAAGGCCCAGATGAAGATTGAGACAAATAACTACGGCATCCGTGAGAACCTTTTAAAATATGACGAGGTCATGAACGAGCAGCGTGAAGTGATCTATGAAGAGAGAAGAAAGGTTCTGGATGGAGACAATATGCGTGATTTCGTCTTAAAGATGGTGACGGATATTGTGGAAAATGCGGTGGATCTTTCCGTCAGCGATGACCAGGCACCGGAAGATTGGGATTTGAACGAGCTTAACACCCTTCTTCTCCCTATCATTCCTCTACAGTCAGTTACTCTTCCGGAAGATAAGAAGATTAAGAAGAATGAACTGAAGCATATGCTGAAGGAAGAAGCTATTAAGCTTTATGAATCCAAGGAAGCGGAATTCCCAGAGGGAGAACAGATTCGTGAAATCGAGCGTGTGATTCTCTTAAAGGTGATCGATAATAAATGGATGTCCCATATTGATGATATGGATCAGCTGCGCCAGGGCATCGGCCTGCAGGCTTACGGACAGAGAGATCCGCTGGTGGAATACAAGATGAGCGGATATCAGATGTTTGATGAGATGGCTGCGGCCATCCGTGAGGATACCGTAAGAATCTTATTCCATATCCGCGTAGAGCAGAAGGTGGAGAGAGAACCGGCTGCTAAGGTGACAGGAACCAATAAGGATGAGAGCTCCCCGAAAGCACCGGTAAAGAAGGTGGAAGCTAAGGTTTATCCGAATGATCCATGTCCATGCGGTTCCGGTAAGAAATACAAGCAGTGCTGCGGACGTAAATTAGTATAGTATTTTTATAAAATTGGAGTTCGCATCCCTTTTAAGGACCGGACTCCAATTTTATTTAGATAAATAATTAAATTCAGAAAGTGGGTGACACAGTGGTAGAGTTAGACCAGTACAAATACGAATTATCAACGTTTGAAAAACCATTAGTGGAAGTGAGGGATTCACTTTGACTTAGATAATAAGTTAAAGAGAATCGATGAGCTGGACAAGTCCATGGAGGAGCTCGGCTTTTGGGAGGATCCTGAAAAGTCGGCCAAGATTGTACAGCTTGCAAAGAATTTAAAAGATACCGTCCAGAGCTATAAGGACTTAGAACAGCAGTATGAAGACATTGGCGTAATGATCGAAATGGGAAATGAGGAGAATGATCCCTCCCTGGTTCCGGAAGTGGAGGAGATGTTAAACCAGTTTAAAGAAAAACTGGAGAACATGCGCATCAATACACTGCTGTCCGGTGAGTACGACAGCGACAATGCCATTTTAAAGCTTAACGCAGGCGCAGGAGGAACCGAATCCTGTGACTGGTGCGGCATGCTGTACCGTATGTTCTGCCGGTGGGCGGAGAAAAAAGGCTTTTCCTTAGAAGTCCTGGATTACCTTGACGGGGAAGAAGCGGGCATTAAATCCGTTACGGTTCAGATCAACGGGCCCAATGCCTTTGGGTATTTGAAATCGGAAAAGGGAGTTCACCGCCTGGTGCGCATCTCGCCGTTTAATGCCGCAGGCAAACGCCAGACCTCCTTTGTATCCTGCGATGTCATGCCGGATATTGAAGAGGATTTGGATGTGGAGATCAACGATGAGGACCTTCGCATCGATACCTACCGCTCCAGCGGAGCAGGAGGACAGCATATCAACAAAACTTCTTCGGCCATCCGCATCACTCACCTTCCTACCGGAATTGTGGTACAGTGCCAGAATGAGCGCTCCCAGTTTCAGAACAAGGACAAGGCCATGCAGATGTTAAAGGCAAAGCTTTATATGCTGAAGCAGCAGGAAAATGCTGAGAAATTATCCGGAATCCGGGGCGATGTGACAGAGATCGGCTGGGGTAACCAGATCCGTTCCTATGTCCTTCAGCCTTATACAATGGTCAAGGATCACAGGACCAATGCGGAAACCGGCAATGTAGGAAGCGTTCTGGACGGCTCTTTGGATCAGTTCATGTACGCCTATTTACGCTGGCTGAGTACTGGGGCAAAGTCCGGTGAAAGCAGCGCTGAATAGAGTATTTTTCCTGTATTTTTTTAAAAACCGAAGAAAATAAATAGAAAAATAGTTGCATACCCTGCCTAAATATGATAATATCTTCCCTATGAGCACAGATGTATTTCCGATGCGGACACAGAAGGGAAGATATTTTTATTATGGAAGAAAAGAGTAAATATTTTGTGGTAAAGCAAAAGGCTGTACCTGAAGTATTGCTGAAAGTAGTTGAAGCAAAAAAGCTGTTGGAATCGGAGCGCGTTATTACCGTACAGGAGGCAACTGACCGGGTCGGGATCAGCCGCAGCTCTTTTTATAAGTATAAGGATGATATCTTTCCTTTTTATGATAATACGAAAGGGAAAACCATAACACTTGTGATGCAGATGGATGATGAACCAGGTTTACTGTCCGATCTGCTTCATGTGGTTGCAGTGTACCGCGCCAATATCCTAACCATACACCAGAGCATTCCGGTCAATGGAGTGGCCACCTTGACATTAAGCGTGGAAGTCCTTGAGACCACCGGCAATGTTTCAAAAATGGTGGAGGAAATAGAAGAAAAAAATGGAGTCCACTACGTTAAAATTTTAGCCAGGGAGTAGAGGCAGCCGTTCGATGAGCCGAATGACAAATTGAACTTCCTTGAAAAATAATACGAAAGCGAGTTGCCGGAGGATAATATGAGACATATTGCAGTTATGGGCTATGGCACCATTGGATCAGGTGTGGTAGAGGTTTTGGAAAGAAACAAAGAGATAATTGCCAAAAGGGTTGGCGATGAAGTGGATGTAAAGTATGTCCTGGATTTAAGGGAATTTCCCGGAGATCCTGCTGAAGATAAGATCGTTCATGACTTTTCTGTCATTGAAAAGGATCAGTCAGTGTCCATGGTAGTTGAGACCATGGGAGGACTAAATCCTGCTTATCCCTTTGTGAAGGCGTGTTTAAAGGCAGGCAAGCATGTGGCCACCTCCAATAAGGCTCTGGTGGCGGCATACGGCACGGAACTTTTGGAAATTGCAAAAGAGCATCATGTGAATTTTTTCTTCGAGGCAAGTGTAGGCGGCGGTATTCCTGTCATACGCCCTCTGTATACTTCCCTTGCAGGTGAGGTGGTTGAAGAGATCACCGGTATTTTAAATGGAACCACTAACTATATTCTGACAAAAATGGACAAAGCAGGTGAAACCTTTGAAACGGCCCTACGAGAGGCTCAGGACCTAGGCTACGCGGAGCGGAATCCGGAAGCCGATGTGGAAGGACACGATACCTGTCGAAAGATTGCTATCCTGACGGCAATGGCAACGGGACACGAGGTTAATTACGAGCATATTTATACAGAAGGGATAACAAAAATAACGGATGTGGATTTCCGCTATGCCGATGCTATGGGAACCTCTGTAAAGCTGTTTGGCTCCAGCAGGATCCAGGACGGAACCGTCCATGCATTTGTAGCCCCGGTTATGATTGGAAAAGATCATCCGTTATATTCCGTAAATGATGTTTATAACGGCATTCTGGTAAAAGGAAACATGTTGGGCACGTCCATGTTTTATGGATGCGGGGCCGGTAAGCTTCCAACAGCAAGCGCTGTGGTAGCGGATATTATTGAAGCCCTGAATAATCAAGGCCATCATGTGGAAATGGGCTGGGATAGGGAAAACCTCACCATTTCTTCCATGAGCAGCAGCTCCTTCCGCTATTTTGTGAGGATCAAAGGAATTGCTGATAAACGTGTGAAAGAAGTGGAGGCAGTATTCGGCAAGGTGGAAGTGGTGGAACTGGACCATATGGACGAATTTGCAGTCCTTACGGAAACTATGACCGAAGAAGAATACGAAATTAAAGCGAAAAAGCTGCCGGGAATCAGGCAGCGCATCCGCGCAGAATTAGTAACGGTGTAACAGGTTATGAGCATACAGCAAAGCGGATCAGAATATCTGCTTGACTTTTCGCCAGGAGGCATCAATGTTAGTAGTGAAAAAATTTGGCGGTAGCTCCGTCGCAGACAAAGAAAGAATTTTTAATGTGGCAAAGCGCTGCATTGAGGAATATGAAAAAGGCAATCAGGTGGTAGTGGTACTGTCCGCTATGGGAAAGACAACGGATGGTCTCATTGCAAAGGCCCTTGAGATAAATCCTAACCCTCCTAAGAGAGAACTGGATATGCTGTTAGCCACCGGGGAACAGGTCAGTGTGGCCCTTATGGCTATGGCAATGAATTCTTTGGGAGTCCCCGCCGTTTCTTTAAATGCGGCTCAGGTGGCCATGCACACCACCTCTGCCTACGGAACGGCCAAATTAAAGCGGATCGATACGGAACGCATACGGCATGAACTGGAGGCCAGGAAAATAGTGATCGTCACAGGCTTTCAGGGGGTTAATAAATACGAAGACTTAACAACGCTTGGCCGGGGAGGCTCTGATACAACGGCCGTAGCCCTTGCAGCCGCCCTTCATGCGGATGCATGTGAGATCTATACGGATGTGGATGGAGTATACACTGCAGATCCCCACATCGTTCCAAACGCTAGAAAGCTCCCTGAGGTTTCTTATGATGAAATGCTGGAATTCGCTTCCCTTGGAGCAAAAGTGCTCCATAACCGGTCTGTGGAGATGGCAAAGCGTTATGGAGTTCAGTTGGTTGTTCTGTCAAGTCTGACCAGGGCAGAAGGTACAGTCGTCAAGGAGGAAACAAAATTGGAAAGAATGCTGGTTAGCGGTGTTGCCGCGGATAAGAATGTAGCCCGTATTTCTGTAATCGGGGTTAAAAATACGCCGGGAATTGCTTTTAAAATCTTTAATCTCCTGGCAAGGAAAAATATCAATGTGGATATTATCATTCAGTCCATCGGACGGGAGGAAAGAAAGGACATTTCCTTTACGGTGGCAAAGACTGATTTAAAGGATACCATGAATCTTTTAATGGAAAATAAGGAATCCATCACCGCCCAGGATGTGACGAGCGAGGAAGACGTCGCTAAGATTTCCATTATCGGTGCAGGGATGACAGGCAATCCCGGAGTGGCTGCAAAGATGTTTGAAGCCCTTTCCAGTGCCAATGTGAATATCAAGATGATCGCCACCTCTGAGATACGGATAACGGTTTTAATCGATGAAGCGGATGTAAACCGTGCTATGAGGACCGTCCATGATGCCTTTGATCTGGCGGATTAAACTAAGGTGAAAAAATGAACTTGTTAAAAAGAATATTTGGCCTCGGGCTTCCCTGTCTGTTCCATTCCCTAACCGGACTTTATTGCCCGGGCTGTGGGGGAACCCGGGCCGTCCGGTCATTGCTGCGAGGGGACCTGCGAATGAGTTTTCAGTATCATCCGCTGGTCCTTTATGCTGTTCTCGTTCTGTTTATGGAAATGATCATATGGGCCGTTAAAGGGCGGAAAACTCCCTTTGAACATAAAAAAAGAGCCAGGATACTGATCCTGGCAGGAGCGGCTATTGTTGCAGCCAATTGGATTTTCAAGAATTATATGCTGGTTATAAAGGGTATAGATCTGCTGCCTGTTATGAGGTAGGCTCTATTCTCCGGAAGGGGAGGAGGTAAGGGCCTGAGAGGCAGTCTCAAAAACCTGTCTGAAATAATGGCCCAAAGGCGTATTGGTGTCCATAGTATCATATACAAAAATAATAAACAATGCCATCATAAGGCCGCAGACCGTGGAAATAATAGACAGGATCAGGCCAAGCTGGGCCTGTTGAGTAAATGGTTTTCCCTGTTTGGAGAGCACAGCGCATGCAATGCCGATCAGGCCGAGAAACAGGCCTGCAGGCAGACTCCAGATACTGAATAGGGGAAGACAGTCGCTGGCAAGTCCAATGCCGCCAAGAAGAACGGACCAGAAGGCCAGAAGGGAACCTGTCGGACGGATCTGGGGCAGCATCCCGTTGTTGCTGTTATGGTTTTCTTCCATTCGTAATTTACCTCGTTTGCATATTGTGAAAACAAAAAATGGTTATTAACCACACTATTTTATGATTGTAGCACGAAAAGGCCTGCATGTCCAGACGGGTCTTGCATAAGGAAGGCTGATGAATTATAATAGTAAATTGAATAAAGGCTGAACGAAAATTCATTACGATACAAATTATGAAAAAATAAGGGGATCACCATGGACATAATAAAGGCATTGCAAGAAGAACTTTCCATTAGCCGCGGACAGG is a genomic window of Lacrimispora sphenoides containing:
- the secA gene encoding preprotein translocase subunit SecA, which gives rise to MNFVQKIFGTHSERELKLIEPIVDKIEALRPTMVALTDEELRNNTRLFKERLSSGEALDDILPEAFATVREAARRVLNMEHFRVQLIGGLVLHQGRISEMKTGEGKTLVSTCPAYLNALAGNGVQIVTVNDYLAKRDAEWMGRVHEFLGLTVGVVLNSMNSDERRDAYNCDITYVTNNELGFDYLRDNMAIYKEQMVLRNLDFCIIDEVDSVLIDEARTPLIISGQSGKSTKLYEVCDILARQLERGEASAEFSKMAAIMGEEITETGDFVVDEKDKVVNLTEQGVEKVEQFFHIENLSDPQNLEIQHNIILALRANYLMFRDKDYVVKDDEVLIVDEFTGRIMPGRRYSDGLHQAIEAKEHVNVRRESKTLATITFQNFFNKYNKKAGMTGTALTEEKEFRNTYGMDAISIPTNRPISRIDQEDAVYKTKKEKFEAVCNEVEIAYEKGQPVLVGTITIDTSEMLSNMLRRRGIPHKVLNAKYHELEAEIVADAGVHKAVTIATNMAGRGTDIKLDDESKAAGGLKIIGTERHESRRIDNQLRGRSGRQGDPGESRFYISLEDDLMRLFGSERLVGMFNALGVPEGEQIEHKMLSNAIEKAQMKIETNNYGIRENLLKYDEVMNEQREVIYEERRKVLDGDNMRDFVLKMVTDIVENAVDLSVSDDQAPEDWDLNELNTLLLPIIPLQSVTLPEDKKIKKNELKHMLKEEAIKLYESKEAEFPEGEQIREIERVILLKVIDNKWMSHIDDMDQLRQGIGLQAYGQRDPLVEYKMSGYQMFDEMAAAIREDTVRILFHIRVEQKVEREPAAKVTGTNKDESSPKAPVKKVEAKVYPNDPCPCGSGKKYKQCCGRKLV
- the prfB gene encoding peptide chain release factor 2 (programmed frameshift); this encodes MVELDQYKYELSTFEKPLVEVRDSLDLDNKLKRIDELDKSMEELGFWEDPEKSAKIVQLAKNLKDTVQSYKDLEQQYEDIGVMIEMGNEENDPSLVPEVEEMLNQFKEKLENMRINTLLSGEYDSDNAILKLNAGAGGTESCDWCGMLYRMFCRWAEKKGFSLEVLDYLDGEEAGIKSVTVQINGPNAFGYLKSEKGVHRLVRISPFNAAGKRQTSFVSCDVMPDIEEDLDVEINDEDLRIDTYRSSGAGGQHINKTSSAIRITHLPTGIVVQCQNERSQFQNKDKAMQMLKAKLYMLKQQENAEKLSGIRGDVTEIGWGNQIRSYVLQPYTMVKDHRTNAETGNVGSVLDGSLDQFMYAYLRWLSTGAKSGESSAE
- a CDS encoding ACT domain-containing protein; amino-acid sequence: MEEKSKYFVVKQKAVPEVLLKVVEAKKLLESERVITVQEATDRVGISRSSFYKYKDDIFPFYDNTKGKTITLVMQMDDEPGLLSDLLHVVAVYRANILTIHQSIPVNGVATLTLSVEVLETTGNVSKMVEEIEEKNGVHYVKILARE
- a CDS encoding homoserine dehydrogenase codes for the protein MRHIAVMGYGTIGSGVVEVLERNKEIIAKRVGDEVDVKYVLDLREFPGDPAEDKIVHDFSVIEKDQSVSMVVETMGGLNPAYPFVKACLKAGKHVATSNKALVAAYGTELLEIAKEHHVNFFFEASVGGGIPVIRPLYTSLAGEVVEEITGILNGTTNYILTKMDKAGETFETALREAQDLGYAERNPEADVEGHDTCRKIAILTAMATGHEVNYEHIYTEGITKITDVDFRYADAMGTSVKLFGSSRIQDGTVHAFVAPVMIGKDHPLYSVNDVYNGILVKGNMLGTSMFYGCGAGKLPTASAVVADIIEALNNQGHHVEMGWDRENLTISSMSSSSFRYFVRIKGIADKRVKEVEAVFGKVEVVELDHMDEFAVLTETMTEEEYEIKAKKLPGIRQRIRAELVTV
- a CDS encoding aspartate kinase translates to MLVVKKFGGSSVADKERIFNVAKRCIEEYEKGNQVVVVLSAMGKTTDGLIAKALEINPNPPKRELDMLLATGEQVSVALMAMAMNSLGVPAVSLNAAQVAMHTTSAYGTAKLKRIDTERIRHELEARKIVIVTGFQGVNKYEDLTTLGRGGSDTTAVALAAALHADACEIYTDVDGVYTADPHIVPNARKLPEVSYDEMLEFASLGAKVLHNRSVEMAKRYGVQLVVLSSLTRAEGTVVKEETKLERMLVSGVAADKNVARISVIGVKNTPGIAFKIFNLLARKNINVDIIIQSIGREERKDISFTVAKTDLKDTMNLLMENKESITAQDVTSEEDVAKISIIGAGMTGNPGVAAKMFEALSSANVNIKMIATSEIRITVLIDEADVNRAMRTVHDAFDLAD
- a CDS encoding DUF2752 domain-containing protein; translation: MNLLKRIFGLGLPCLFHSLTGLYCPGCGGTRAVRSLLRGDLRMSFQYHPLVLYAVLVLFMEMIIWAVKGRKTPFEHKKRARILILAGAAIVAANWIFKNYMLVIKGIDLLPVMR